The proteins below come from a single Necator americanus strain Aroian chromosome V, whole genome shotgun sequence genomic window:
- a CDS encoding hypothetical protein (NECATOR_CHRV.G17549.T1): protein MNVYLLLVVTFATAREYLHPNRIPQWKTNNPNYGPDFGQPEQVHLSLGETPTDMVITWLTFDDPGKTLVNYGPATDRKPTLVVEGKCVEFLDKQGEVKRRYIHRVTLSNLVPGTTYIYRVGSEHGWSPLYRFTALSPRADGGYEIAVFGDLGNQNARSLGKLQQLAQDGDIDMVFHVGDFAYNMDTDNGRVGDEFFRQIEPIAAYVPYMTAVGNHEAAANFSHYANRFSMPKTDDNMLYSFDLGHAHFIFFSTEFYFSTEYGWKQIQNQWNFLIDDLTKAIANRGNVPWILTFGHRPMYCSDFDGDDCTKYESIIRTGLPKTHAYGLEKLFYEFGVDIEIWAHEHSYERMWPVYNRTVYNGTVSPYLNPLAPVHIVSGSAGCRERTDMFVSDPGPWSAKRSSDYGFGILRVHNATHVHFRQVAAHNDEIQDDFWIEKNPHHSYRHEHRRRPHKATHIPLSYCHVKSQCENAEKL, encoded by the exons ATGAATGTCTACTTACTTCTCGTGGTAACTTTCGCAACCGCTCGCGAATACCTTCATCCAAACAGAATTCCTCaatggaaaacaaataatcCAAACTATGGACCTGATTTCGGGCAACCGGAGCAAGTACATCTTTCCTTAGGAG AAACTCCAACCGACATGGTAATTACCTGGCTGACATTTGACGACCCCGGCAAGACGTTAGTTAATTACGGTCCAGCCACGGATAGAAAACCAACACTG GTTGTTGAAGGGAAATGTGttgaatttctggataaaCAAGGAGAGGTGAAACGACGCTATATTCATCGAGTAACACTTTCAAATCTCGTGCCAGGAACAACCTACA taTATCGCGTTGGCAGCGAGCATGGATGGAGTCCTCTCTACAGATTCACCGCTCTATCGCCGCGAGCAGACGGTGGCTACGAAATCGCCGTTTTCGGGGATTTGGGGAATCAAAATGCTCGATCTCTCGGGAAATTACAGCAGTTGGCGCAGGACGGCGATATCGATATGGTCTTCCATGTAG GAGATTTTGCTTACAATATGGATACGGACAACGGCAGAGTGGGTGACGAGTTTTTTCGTCAAATCGAACCGATCGCAGCTTACGTGCCTTACATGACTGCCGTAGGCAACCATGAG GCAGCGGCGAATTTTTCACACTACGCAAATCGCTTCTCGATGCCGAAAACCGACGACAACATGTTGTACAG tttcgaTCTTGGTCAcgctcatttcattttcttttcaactgaATTCTATTTCTCAACTGAATATGGATGGAAGCAGATACAGAAtcaatggaattttttgatcGACGATCTAACG aaggcCATCGCCAATAGAGGGAATGTTCCGTGGATTTTAACATTTGGTCATCGACCAATGTACTGCTCGGATTTCGACGGAGACGACTGCACCAAATACGAGTCTATC ATTCGAACTGGTCTTCCTAAAACGCATGCGTATGGACTGGAGAAGCTTTTCTATGAATTTGGTGTTGACATAGAAATATGGGCGCATGAACACTCTTACGAGCGAATGTGGCCGGTTTACAATAGGACG GTTTACAACGGGACAGTATCGCCTTATTTGAATCCTCTTGCACCCGTTCATATTGTGTCAGGATCAGCT GGCTGCCGCGAAAGAACTGATATGTTTGTGTCGGATCCAGGCCCGTGGAGTGCAAAGAGATCTAGCGACTACGGTTTCGGAATACTTCGAGTTCATAACGCGACACATGTTCATTTCCGACAAGTCGCCGCTCACAAT GATGAGATTCAAGATGACTtttggatagaaaaaaatccccatCACTCCTATCGACATGAACACcgaag acgaCCTCACAAGGCAACCCACATTCCGCTGTCCTACTGTCACGTTAAATCGCAATGTGAAAATGCAGAGAAGCTGTGA
- a CDS encoding hypothetical protein (NECATOR_CHRV.G17550.T2): protein MIVLFLVLLLPFVKPMPCNTEGEWGPWSEWTTCPQGSSAMMNFRTRIRTCEPRPTGCVVEGLYSCRGTYSEVTDCDLKPPVAPFPLTITSDITDHTEESPAVDADGTTEIPHSSVMATGYVTTAAAQQESTVRISTAPTDPMNEDTTRTAETEMRTKSTLVMNEDTTETAETDPRTKTTFEPIETSAASEFSTTRLPEPEPDSSETTVIDSDSLGTTGYNSMRIPIMIFTAITILLLLLLLLLLLLLLLLLLLLLLLLLLLLLLLLLLLLLLLLLLLLLLLLYFGN, encoded by the exons ATGATAGTGTTGTTTTTGGTATTGCTGCTGCCATTTGTGAAGCCAATGCCATGCAACACGGAAGGAGAATGGGGCCCGTGGAGCGAATGGACCACATGTCCACAAGGATCAAGTGCAATGATGAATTTTAGAACAAGAATACG AACATGTGAACCTCGGCCAACGGGTTGCGTTGTTGAAGGACTGTATTCATGTCG TGGGACGTACTCAGAGGTGACTGATTGTGACCTAAAACCACCTGTTGCTCCCTTTCCGTTAACGATAACTTCTGATATTA ctgATCATACTGAAGAATCTCCTGCAGTAGATGCAGATGGAACAACAGAAATTCCTCATAGCTCCGTGATGGCAACGGGTTACGTAACGACTGCGGCTGCGCAGCAAGAGTCCACAGTACGGATTTCAACAGCTCCAACAGATCCGATGAATGAGGACACTACTAGAACAGCTGAAACAGAGATGAGAACGAAAAGCACGCTTGTTATGAACGAGGACACTACTGAAACGGCTGAAACGGATCCGAGAACGAAAACCACTTTTGAACCGATTGAAACAAGCGCTGCTTCCGAGTTTTCAACTACGCGCCTGCCTGAACCTGAACCTGACAGTTCCGAAACAACCGTAATCGATTCCGATTCCCTTGGAACAACAGGTTA CAACTCTATGAGAATTCCGATAATGATTTTCACCGCAAtaactatattattattgttattattattattattattattattattattattattattattattattattattgttattattattattgttattactattattattattattattattattattgttattattattattattattattattatattttggaAATTGA
- a CDS encoding hypothetical protein (NECATOR_CHRV.G17550.T4) — protein MATGYVTTAAAQQESTVRISTAPTDPMNEDTTRTAETEMRTKSTLVMNEDTTETAETDPRTKTTFEPIETSAASEFSTTRLPEPEPDSSETTVIDSDSLGTTGYNSMRIPIMIFTAITILLLLLLLLLLLLLLLLLLLLLLLLLLLLLLLLLLLLLLLLLLLLLLLLYFGN, from the exons ATGGCAACGGGTTACGTAACGACTGCGGCTGCGCAGCAAGAGTCCACAGTACGGATTTCAACAGCTCCAACAGATCCGATGAATGAGGACACTACTAGAACAGCTGAAACAGAGATGAGAACGAAAAGCACGCTTGTTATGAACGAGGACACTACTGAAACGGCTGAAACGGATCCGAGAACGAAAACCACTTTTGAACCGATTGAAACAAGCGCTGCTTCCGAGTTTTCAACTACGCGCCTGCCTGAACCTGAACCTGACAGTTCCGAAACAACCGTAATCGATTCCGATTCCCTTGGAACAACAGGTTA CAACTCTATGAGAATTCCGATAATGATTTTCACCGCAAtaactatattattattgttattattattattattattattattattattattattattattattattattattgttattattattattgttattactattattattattattattattattattgttattattattattattattattattatattttggaAATTGA